GTGGCCACGGACGGCGTTTTCTCGATGGACGGCGACGTGGCGTTGCTGAAGGACGTGTGCGACCTGGCGGAAAAATACGGCGCGCTCGTCATGGTGGACGATTCGCACGCGACGGGCTTCATGGGTGAGCACGGGCGCGGCACGCCCGAGCTCTGCGGTGTCGAGGGGCGCGTCGACGTTCTCACGAGCACGTTGGGGAAGGCCATGGGGGGCGCCTCGGGCGGCTTCACGACGGGGCGCAGGGAAATCATCTCGCTTCTCCGCCAGCGCTCGCGCCCCTACCTTTTCTCGAACACCCTGGCCCCGGCGCTCGTTGCCGCCTCCATCGAGGTCGTGGATTTGCTGCGGGAGTCGACCGCCCTTCGTGACAAGCTCGAGGAGAACACGAAAATATTTCGCCGGGCCATGACCGACGCGGGCTTTCCCGTCCGCGAGGGCGTGCACCCCATCGTGCCCGTCATGCTGGGGGAATTTCAAAATACCTACGAGGGAGGGGACGCGAAGCTCGCGCAGGACATGGCGGCGGCGCTTCTCGAAGAGGGCATCTACGTCATCGGATTCTCCTACCCGGTGGTGCCGCGCGGCGCTGCGCGCATCCGGGTGCAGATATCCGCCGCGCATGAAAAGGAGCACCTCGACCGCGCCGTCGGGGCGTTCGTGAAGGTGGGGAAAAAATTCGGGGTGGTGAGTAGCTGACGATGGAAGAGGAAATCAGCTGCTTAATAGCAAACGCTGTCTTCTAAGCTACTTCCCTCCCCGCAGCGCCACCGCGTCAATCTCGACTCTCGCCCCCTTCGGAAGCGCCGCGACCTGCACCGTGGCGCGCACGGGCGGCTCCTCCTTGAAGTAGGAGCCGTAGACCTCGTTCACCGCGGCGAAATCGCCAATGTCGGTCACGTAGATCGTCGTCTTGACGACGTCGGCGAACGTGAGCCCCGCCGCGGCGAGCACCGCCTTCAGGTTCTCCATCACGCGGCGCGTCTCGTCTTTAATGCCTCCCGAGACGAGCTCTCCGGTCGCCGGGTCGAGCGGGATCTGGCCCGATAGGAACACGAAGCAGCCGACCTCGACCGCTTGAGAATAGGGGCCGATGGCGGCGGGCGCTTCCGGGGTGGAGATGACGCGTTTCTCGTGCTTCTTGTCGCGGCTCATCTCACGTGACTCCAGGGATAGTCGGCGGCGTCCACCACGCGGCGCGCCACGTTGAGGCGGGACTCGTCGTCATGCTCGTCGAGGGCGGCGGCGTTTCGTAGAAACCGGTGCCGCGCCTCGCGCGCGAACGTCTTGGCGATGAGAATCTCATCGGCGGCCTCCTTTTCGCCCTTTTGCTCGACGGAGCGCGTCACGCGCGACAGCGTCGCTGAGAGGCAGTAGAGGTCGATGAGCATATCGGCGAAGCGTTCCTGAAGGATTTCACGCTCGCGGATCTCCTTTCCGAGGCGCTGAACCAGGGCTTCGCTCTTTTTCGCCAGCACCTCCGCGAATTCCGCCACGACGCCGGCCTCGTCACGGAGCGCGGCGTGCGGCTTTGACAGGGCCGCGGTTTTCCCGCCCGCGCCGCTCGTTTCCGCGCCCTTCGAGGCCCTGCGGACGGCCCTGCGCACTTCCTGCAGCCCCAGGGTGGCGATCAGGAGCCGCTGGATCTCGTTCGTTCCCTCGAAAATCAGGTTGATCCGGGCGTCGCGGAGGAACCGCTCGTAGGGATATTCCGTCATGTAGCCGTTTCCGCCGACGGTCTGCACGGCGTCGTTGATGACGTCCCAGAGCGCCTCCGAGCCGTAGGTCTTGCACACGGCGGACTCCATCTGGAAATCCTCCGCTCCCCCGTCACAGAGCCCCGACGTGAGGTAGACGGCGCTTTCGAGCACGTACACGCCCATCGCCATGCGCCAGAGTTTTTCCTGGATCATCTCGAACTCGGCGATGGGGCGTCCGAACTGCTTGCGCTGCGCGGCGTGCAGGGCCGCCTCCCGGATCATGCGCCGCGCCGCGCCGATGCAGCTTGCCCCGAGGCTCATGCGGCCGTAGGTGAGGACGTCGAGGGCGATCTTGAAGCCTTCGCCCACCCGGCCGACGAGGTTTTCCACGGGCACGCGGACGTCTTCGAACGTGAGAGAGGTCGTGCACGACCCCCTGAGGCCGAGCTTGTCCTCGTTCTTGCCGACGACGAGCCCTTCCATGTCTTTGGTGAGAATCAGGCAGCCGATGCGGCCGTCGGCACCCTCGCCCTCCACGCGCGCGAATATGGTGAACACGTCGGCCCATGCGCCGTTCGTAATCCATTGCTTGGAGCCGTTGAGCACGTAGTGGGTTTTGTCGTCCGAGAGACGGGCCGTCGTGCGCATGCTCATGGCGTCGCTTCCCGCCTCGGGCTCGGTGAGCGCGTAGCACGCGACCCATTCGCCGGTAGCCAGCTTGGGAAGAAATTTCTCCTTCTGTTCTTTCGTGCCGTAAAGGACGAGCGCCTTGGAGCCGATCGAGCTGTGCCCGCCCACGAAGATTCCCGTCGAGGCGCACGTCGTGGCGAGCTCCTCGCACACCCGGCAGAAGGCCGTCTGGGACATGCCGAAGCCGCCGAATTCCTCGGGAAACGTCATTCCGAGGATTCCGAGCTCGCCGAGGCCCCGGCGCACTTCCTCGGGGACGGTCTTTTCCCTGTCGATGCGGACGGCGTCCACCTTCTCGCCGAGAAATTTTCTCAGGGACTCGAGGAGCACGGGAAGGCTCTCGCGCTCGTCCTCGCGGAGCTCGGGGAAGGGAAAGATCTCGTCTTCGGGAACGCGTCCCAGAAAGAGGCTTTTGGCGAAGCTCAGGTTTTCTGTCATCGTGCGCAGGCTCCGTTAGCGGCAAGTATAAAAGAACGCTTATGGGAAGGCAACCCGGCGCGCGGGCCGGTCATGCGCGGCGTATTGCCGCCCCATGCGGCTTTTGCTACAATACGGCTGTACGCTTCCAGGCTTTACGCACATGATTGAAAACCACTCTGATAGGCGTGCTCCCCTGCGGCGCGGCATCACCCACGTAGAGGCGGCGCACGGGGCGCTCTTTTTGTCGAGCCCTCATGCCGGCGGCATCACGGGGCGGGTGCCTGCCGTGGACGCGGGTTATTTCATCATGGGAGCCTGAGGCGGGGGACGGCGTTGGCGAAAAGCTGGGAGGCATTCCGCGCGCGTTTCTCCGGCAACTACGGCCGGGCCGCCGACATTTACCTTCGCGCGGGCAAGTATAAAAAGGCGTTGAGCATGTACATTCGCGCGGGGCTCCTCGACCAGGCCGCGCGACTGGCCATGCAGATGGGCGACAACGCCTACGCCGTGCAGCTTTTTATCAAGGACAGAAACTACCGCGCCGCGGGTGACCTGTACGCGAAAATGGGCCGCTTCTCGCAGGCCGTGGAGTGCTTCATGCAGTCGAAGGAACTGGGGCACGCGGCGCGGCTTTTGGAAAAAAACGGCCAGTTCGAACGCGCCGCCGCCATCTGGGTCCAGGCGCGGCGCAAGGACCTGGCGGCGGCCGCCCTGGTCAAGGGGAATCTCCCCGACCAGGCGGTGCCCCTTCTCGAAGAACTCCTGGAGCAGATGACCCGCGACTCCGTCTCCCTCGACGACTACGGAGCGCAGATTCGGAAATACGCGGGCTATTGCGGCCGCTACTATAGGGACAAGGGGCGCCCCTTCCAGGCCGCGACGTGCTTTGAGCGCGCGGGCATGAAGGAGGAAGCCGCGCGGGCCCATGCGCAGGCGGGCAATCCCCAGCGCGCCGTCAGGATTTACTACGACCTGCGGGAATGGGAAAAAGCAGCCGAGCTCATCGGCACGTTTCCCGCTCCCCCCGCAGAGGCCGAAGCCTACGGCGACGCCCTGCTTCAGGCGGGCGAGTACGAGCGCGCCGGGCAGATGTTCGAGAAGGGCAGCCTTCCCTTCCGCGCGGCGGACTGCTACGAGGAGATCGGGGAATACGAGCGCGCCGCGGAGATTTACCTTCGGAAAAGCGACCCTCTGCGCGCGGCCGAACTCTTTGCGCAGGCCGACGACTTCGCGCAGGCAGCCGTCCTCTTTGCAAAGGGCGGAAACTTCGCCCATGCCGCGCAGTGCTTCGAGCGTCACGGCAACAAGGAAGAGGCCGCCAGCGCGTATCTAAAGGGGAAAAAGCCGCTTGAAGCCGCCAAGCTGTATCTGGCCCTTCAAAACGAGCGGAAGGCCATCGAGGCGCTCCAGTCGGTTCCGCCCGAGTCGCCCGGCTACCAGGACGCGGCCTTTTATCTGGCCCAGCTTTTCACGAAAACGGGACGCTTCGAGCTCGCCCTCGAAAAGTTCAAGGAGGCCATCGGGCGTAGCCCGCTCGGGGTGGACACGGTGGACAAGTACTACCGCCTGGCCATCTGCCTCGAGGAGATGAAAAAATTCGCCAAGTCGCGCGAGATCTATAACCGCATCCTTTCCGTCCAGTACGGCTACGCCGACGTGGAGGCCCGTCTCGAGGCGCTCGGAAAAAGGGAGGCGGAGGTGCCGGTGCCCGAGGAGACGCTCTCCGTGAGCCGCAAGCAGGTCTCGCTGACCTTCTCCGGCCGCTACGAGATTACCGACGCGCTGGATGAGACGACCTACAAGGGATGGGACTCGAGCCTGGGCCGGGTGGTGGCCATCCGCCGGTACGACATGGCCGAGGTGGTGCAGCAGTGGCCCGGCTACGAGGATCGCCTGCGCGAGGTGGCGGCGCTCTCGCATCCCAACATCGTCAGCCTCTACGATACCGCCACCCAGGATGAAAGTCTCTTTCTTTTTCACGAGTACCTGAGCGGCACGAGCCTGCGGCAGATTCTCGCCACGCGCAAGTCGATGCCGCCCGCGACCGGCATGGTGATCGGAACGCAGATCGGACGCGCCCTGGAATGCGCGCACTCGAAGGACGTCGTCCACGGCGCCCTTCGGCCGGAATGCATCATTATCTCGGGCGAGAACGAGGTGAAGGTTTCGGAGTTCGCGCTGGGCGCTGTACCGGCCGCCTACGAGCCTCCCGAGGCCGCGCAGGGGCGCGCCCCCTCGAAGGAAAGCGACCTCTATCAGTTTGCCCTCGTCCTGCACGAGATGCTTGCGGGAAAACTTCCGGAAAAGGGAAAGCTGTCTCTGCCCGCGGGACTCTCTCCGTTGCTCTGCGAGCTCATCGGGAAGGCGCTTGCGCCCCGCCCCGAGGCGCGCCCCCGCACGGCGCAGGAGTTTTTGAGAGTGTTCTCGGAGGCGGGAATCATGCCGGGCGTCGTCATATCGTCCCGCTATGAAATTCTCGAGGAACTCGGCACCGGCGGCATGGGAAAGGTCTACAAGGCGCTCGATCGCGAGCTCGGCGAGGAGATTGCGCTGAAGTCCCTGCACAGCGATTTAATGCGCGACACCGAGGCGCGGGAGCGCTTCCTGCGGGAAATTAAGCTTCTGCGCAAAATCACGCATCCCAACGTGGTGCGGGTCCACGACATCGGGCGCTGGGAGGACCACGAGTTTCTCACGATGGAATACCTCGACGCCGAGAACCTGTTCGACCATGTCAAGCGGCGCGGGCCTTTCGCCGCGCCTGCCGGCGCTCAACTGGCCGTCCAGATTTGCGACGGCCTCGAGCAGGCGCATCGCCACAAAATCATCCACCGCGACCTCAAGCCCCAGAACATCGTCGTCACGGCCGACGGGACGCCGAAAATTTTGGACTTCGGCATCGCGCGGGCGGGCGGCGAGGGCAAGGAGCTCACGGCCACGGGCCAGCTCATCGGCTCGCCCAAGTACATGTCGCCGGAGCAGATTCTGGGCAAGGCGGTGGACGTTCGAAGCGACCTATATTCCCTCGGAATTGTTTTCTATTACATGTTCGGCGGCCGCGAACCTTTTGAGGGAGAAACGGTCGAGGCCGTCGTTATGAGGCAGATCGAAAAAATGCCCCCTCCGCTCGCGTCGTTCGTGCCCCAATTCCCCGCCTGGCTCGACGAGGTCATCGCCAAGGTGTTGCGCAAGAATCCCGCGGAGCGCTACGCTTCGGCCGCTTCCCTGCGCGCGGCATTCGAGGAAGGGCTGAAACGCCAGGAAGGGCAAGCCGGCGTACGGTGACCCTGCCTTGCGCCTTTCGATCGTGGTGCCCGTTTACAACGAAGCCCGCGCCGTTGGGTCCGTCCTGGAAAAACTTCTTGCTTTGGAGACGGCCTGTCCGGAAAAGGAGATTCTCGTTGTGGACGACGGCTCGACCGACGAAACGCGCGCCGAGGTGGAGCGAGTGGCCGAGCGGCACGCCGGCGTGCGGCTGCTGAGTCATGACTCGAACCGCGGAAAGGGGACCGCGGTTCGGACCGCTATTGCGCAGGCCCGGGGCGGCATTGTGGTCATGATAGACGCCGACGGGGAGTTGGATCCCGACGACTTGCCCGCCGTCGTTGCCCCGCTTGTGGAGGGCCGAGCGGATGCGGTCAACGGTTCGCGCTTTTTGGCGGACGCAGGGTCGAGCGTGCCGTGGCTCAACTACGCGGCCAATCGCTTGCTTACCCTGACGTTGAATATCCTCTACGGCGCGCGCCTCACCGACGTCGAGTCGGGGCTTAAGGCCTTTCGCCGGGAGGCCATCCTGGGGCTGCGCCTTCGTGCCAGACGGTTTGAATTCGAAGCCGAAGTGACGGCGAAGCTCTTGCGGGCGGGGAGGCGCATCGAGGAAACGCCTGTGCGTTACCGCGCCCTGACCCAGGGTCATGAGAAAACCATCGGATGGCGCGACGGCGTCCAGGCGCTCTGGGTCTTGGCCAAGTGCCGCGTGCTGCCGCGTCGGTGCATTCTACGAGAGCACGCGCCATGAGCTTTCGCGTCGGAATCCTCGGCTACCCGAAGACCGGAAAGACTCTTTTGTTCAATCTCCTGACCGGCCAGACGGCGGAAGCGGGAAAATTCTCCACGGAGCGCCGCCACCACCTGGCCAGCGTCGCCATTCCCGACCCGCACCTGGAGCGCGTGGCGGGCATCGCGGGATCGAAGAAGGCGGTGCCCTTGGCGGTCGAGGTCGTGGACCTGGCCGGGAGCCGCGGCGGCGAAGCGATGCGAAAAGCGCTGGAGCTTGCCGAGCTCCGCGGCTCCGACGCCCTCCTCCATGTGGTCCGCGCCTTCGAGGACGCCGAGATTCCGCATGTCGAGGACTCGCTGGACGCGGCGCGCGACATTCGAAACGTGGAAGCCGAGCTTCTTCTCGGCGACCTATCCACGGTCGAAAGCTCGCTGAAGAGGCTCAACGCCCTTCTCAAGAAGGCCAAGAGCCCGGAGCAGGAAAAGGAGCGGCGAGTTCTTGAAAAGTGCCACCAGGCGCTTGAAGCCGAGACGCCGCTCCGTGCGGCGGCGCTCGACCGCAGCGAGGAGGATGTCCTGCGCGGCTACGCGTTTCTGAGCCAGAAGCCCGTCCTGCATCTTGTGAACGTCGACGAGTCGGAGGCCCCGCGCGCCGAGGAGGCGATGAACGAGCTTCAGGGAAAGCTTGGCGCGGCGCTCGGTGCGAACGCGGCGCTCGCCTGGGCGTCGTGCCAGATCGAGTTCGAGATGTCCCAATTGGGCGAGGAGGAGGCGCGTCCTTTCGCGGAAGAGCTGAAAATCCGCGAGCCGTGCCGCCCGCGCGTTACGGGGGCGCTTGCGGCGCTCCTTCGCCTCCTGGTCTTCTATACGGCGAACGAGAAGGAGGCTCGGGCTTGGTGGCTGCCTCGCGGGGCGACGGCGATCGAGGCGGCGGCCAAGGTTCATTCCGACTTCGCGAAGGGCTTCATCCGCGCCGAAACCGTTTCCTGCGCATCCCTGTTTGAGACGGCCTCGTTCGCGGAAGCCCGAACCCGCGGCCTGCTGCACGCCGAAGGGCGCGATTACGTCGTCCAGGACGGCGACGTCATCCAATTCCGCTTTCACGTAAGCTGAAGGAACGAAAGTTTCGCGGCTTACTGATACCCGCCCTCCACTTCAGTCGGGGCACGCTGGCGACAGGCAGTCGCCAGAAGCCGGGAGCCAGAGGCTGAGGATTTCCCTCTCTTCTTCTGTCCCCGCTCCCATGAAAAAGAAACGGTATAATGGTGGGTTGCCATGGAAAATTTCAGTGCGGTCGGCAGGCGCCTGACATCCCGCGTCGCGGCGGGGCTTGCCGTCAATGTCTGTTTGATGGGAGTTTCTTTCGCTGCGGCCGAGCCTGCTTCTCCGTCGGTCAAAAAAAGCCTCTCCACGGTGGAGGTCGTGACGAAAGCGGAAGAAGCCCTGCTTGCGGCCCCGGAAAACATGGTGCTCTATATCGACTGGGTCGAGGCCATGGATACGTGGGCCCGGGCGGACGGCTTCGACGTGTGGCAGATTGGCGAGGCGTTCCTCAAGGAGCAGGTTCATCCCCTGTTTCCCCGCTCCCATCCCGATCTTGGGCTCGGGCTTATACTCCTCAAAATTGAGCGCTACGACGAGGCGATTGGCCTGCTGCGGCCCGTGTTCGAGAGTGCGCCGAACCGCGCGATAGCGGCCATGGTGTTCGCCCAGGTTTTTATCCTCGGGAAGCGGCCCGACCTGGGAATCCAGTATTTCGAGCGCAGAGTTGCCCACCGCCCGAGCGGCGGCGCATGGTACGGACTGGCGATTCTCCACGAGAAGAGACGCCCCCTCGAAGCCGTCGAGGCCTACCGGCAAGCGGCGGAAGCCTTCCGGGCCGCGGGCGAGCTCGATTCGCAGGCGCATGCCCTGAACGATGAGGGCATTGTCCACCTTCGGCTCGGTGATCTCTCGAAGGCCAAAGAGCGGTTTGAAGAAGCGCTCGCGATTCGAGAGGGCCTCGAAGAATCCAAGGGCATACTTCATGTACTGAACAACTTGGTCCGCATTGAGCATCAAAGGGGGCGTTACGTCGAGGCGATCCGCCTGAACGAGCGCACCCTTGCGCTCCAGGAAAAGCTCGGCGACCGAAAGGACGCCGCGTTGTCGTGCGCGAACGTCGGCGTCGCCTACACGAATCTGGGCGACCTCGAGCGCGCCCTGGCGTACCAGCGCCGCGCCGTTGAGAGCTTTCGCGCGCTGGGCGAGCTTCCCAACGCCGCTTCGACTCTCAACATGATGGGCATGGCCTACAAAAGCCTCGGCGACTTCGAGCGTGCGCGCAGGGTGCACCGTGAGGCGCTGCGTCTGTACGAATCGTCCGGGGAGCCGTGGGGCGTGGCGCACACGCTTGCGAGCCTGGGCTCCTTCCACGCCGCGTGGGGCGGCACGGAGCGCGCGGAGGAGTACTACCTTAGCTCGCTCCGCGCCGCGGAGCGGCTCGGCGACCGGAGCAGCGAGGCGCTCGTGTACGGCCAACTGGGCCGGCTCGCGCTCAAGCGCGGCGACCCCGAGGAGGCGGAGCGGCGCTTC
The DNA window shown above is from Acidobacteriota bacterium and carries:
- the kbl gene encoding glycine C-acetyltransferase → MLEEKVEDRLQETLREIRSGGLWKEERVLTSPQGAGIRVETPEGEREVLNFCANNYLGLANHPRLLAAAERGLASHGLGLASVRFICGTQDMHKTLEERLSEFLRTDDTILYTSCFDANGGLFETLLSAEDAVISDALNHASIIDGIRLCKAERRRFKHLDMDDLERHLKETRNKRTRLVATDGVFSMDGDVALLKDVCDLAEKYGALVMVDDSHATGFMGEHGRGTPELCGVEGRVDVLTSTLGKAMGGASGGFTTGRREIISLLRQRSRPYLFSNTLAPALVAASIEVVDLLRESTALRDKLEENTKIFRRAMTDAGFPVREGVHPIVPVMLGEFQNTYEGGDAKLAQDMAAALLEEGIYVIGFSYPVVPRGAARIRVQISAAHEKEHLDRAVGAFVKVGKKFGVVSS
- a CDS encoding RidA family protein, whose translation is MSRDKKHEKRVISTPEAPAAIGPYSQAVEVGCFVFLSGQIPLDPATGELVSGGIKDETRRVMENLKAVLAAAGLTFADVVKTTIYVTDIGDFAAVNEVYGSYFKEEPPVRATVQVAALPKGARVEIDAVALRGGK
- a CDS encoding acyl-CoA dehydrogenase family protein, whose protein sequence is MTENLSFAKSLFLGRVPEDEIFPFPELREDERESLPVLLESLRKFLGEKVDAVRIDREKTVPEEVRRGLGELGILGMTFPEEFGGFGMSQTAFCRVCEELATTCASTGIFVGGHSSIGSKALVLYGTKEQKEKFLPKLATGEWVACYALTEPEAGSDAMSMRTTARLSDDKTHYVLNGSKQWITNGAWADVFTIFARVEGEGADGRIGCLILTKDMEGLVVGKNEDKLGLRGSCTTSLTFEDVRVPVENLVGRVGEGFKIALDVLTYGRMSLGASCIGAARRMIREAALHAAQRKQFGRPIAEFEMIQEKLWRMAMGVYVLESAVYLTSGLCDGGAEDFQMESAVCKTYGSEALWDVINDAVQTVGGNGYMTEYPYERFLRDARINLIFEGTNEIQRLLIATLGLQEVRRAVRRASKGAETSGAGGKTAALSKPHAALRDEAGVVAEFAEVLAKKSEALVQRLGKEIREREILQERFADMLIDLYCLSATLSRVTRSVEQKGEKEAADEILIAKTFAREARHRFLRNAAALDEHDDESRLNVARRVVDAADYPWSHVR
- a CDS encoding SDR family oxidoreductase; protein product: MIENHSDRRAPLRRGITHVEAAHGALFLSSPHAGGITGRVPAVDAGYFIMGA
- a CDS encoding protein kinase; the protein is MYIRAGLLDQAARLAMQMGDNAYAVQLFIKDRNYRAAGDLYAKMGRFSQAVECFMQSKELGHAARLLEKNGQFERAAAIWVQARRKDLAAAALVKGNLPDQAVPLLEELLEQMTRDSVSLDDYGAQIRKYAGYCGRYYRDKGRPFQAATCFERAGMKEEAARAHAQAGNPQRAVRIYYDLREWEKAAELIGTFPAPPAEAEAYGDALLQAGEYERAGQMFEKGSLPFRAADCYEEIGEYERAAEIYLRKSDPLRAAELFAQADDFAQAAVLFAKGGNFAHAAQCFERHGNKEEAASAYLKGKKPLEAAKLYLALQNERKAIEALQSVPPESPGYQDAAFYLAQLFTKTGRFELALEKFKEAIGRSPLGVDTVDKYYRLAICLEEMKKFAKSREIYNRILSVQYGYADVEARLEALGKREAEVPVPEETLSVSRKQVSLTFSGRYEITDALDETTYKGWDSSLGRVVAIRRYDMAEVVQQWPGYEDRLREVAALSHPNIVSLYDTATQDESLFLFHEYLSGTSLRQILATRKSMPPATGMVIGTQIGRALECAHSKDVVHGALRPECIIISGENEVKVSEFALGAVPAAYEPPEAAQGRAPSKESDLYQFALVLHEMLAGKLPEKGKLSLPAGLSPLLCELIGKALAPRPEARPRTAQEFLRVFSEAGIMPGVVISSRYEILEELGTGGMGKVYKALDRELGEEIALKSLHSDLMRDTEARERFLREIKLLRKITHPNVVRVHDIGRWEDHEFLTMEYLDAENLFDHVKRRGPFAAPAGAQLAVQICDGLEQAHRHKIIHRDLKPQNIVVTADGTPKILDFGIARAGGEGKELTATGQLIGSPKYMSPEQILGKAVDVRSDLYSLGIVFYYMFGGREPFEGETVEAVVMRQIEKMPPPLASFVPQFPAWLDEVIAKVLRKNPAERYASAASLRAAFEEGLKRQEGQAGVR
- a CDS encoding glycosyltransferase family 2 protein, with protein sequence MRLSIVVPVYNEARAVGSVLEKLLALETACPEKEILVVDDGSTDETRAEVERVAERHAGVRLLSHDSNRGKGTAVRTAIAQARGGIVVMIDADGELDPDDLPAVVAPLVEGRADAVNGSRFLADAGSSVPWLNYAANRLLTLTLNILYGARLTDVESGLKAFRREAILGLRLRARRFEFEAEVTAKLLRAGRRIEETPVRYRALTQGHEKTIGWRDGVQALWVLAKCRVLPRRCILREHAP
- the ychF gene encoding redox-regulated ATPase YchF is translated as MSFRVGILGYPKTGKTLLFNLLTGQTAEAGKFSTERRHHLASVAIPDPHLERVAGIAGSKKAVPLAVEVVDLAGSRGGEAMRKALELAELRGSDALLHVVRAFEDAEIPHVEDSLDAARDIRNVEAELLLGDLSTVESSLKRLNALLKKAKSPEQEKERRVLEKCHQALEAETPLRAAALDRSEEDVLRGYAFLSQKPVLHLVNVDESEAPRAEEAMNELQGKLGAALGANAALAWASCQIEFEMSQLGEEEARPFAEELKIREPCRPRVTGALAALLRLLVFYTANEKEARAWWLPRGATAIEAAAKVHSDFAKGFIRAETVSCASLFETASFAEARTRGLLHAEGRDYVVQDGDVIQFRFHVS
- a CDS encoding tetratricopeptide repeat protein, with the protein product MENFSAVGRRLTSRVAAGLAVNVCLMGVSFAAAEPASPSVKKSLSTVEVVTKAEEALLAAPENMVLYIDWVEAMDTWARADGFDVWQIGEAFLKEQVHPLFPRSHPDLGLGLILLKIERYDEAIGLLRPVFESAPNRAIAAMVFAQVFILGKRPDLGIQYFERRVAHRPSGGAWYGLAILHEKRRPLEAVEAYRQAAEAFRAAGELDSQAHALNDEGIVHLRLGDLSKAKERFEEALAIREGLEESKGILHVLNNLVRIEHQRGRYVEAIRLNERTLALQEKLGDRKDAALSCANVGVAYTNLGDLERALAYQRRAVESFRALGELPNAASTLNMMGMAYKSLGDFERARRVHREALRLYESSGEPWGVAHTLASLGSFHAAWGGTERAEEYYLSSLRAAERLGDRSSEALVYGQLGRLALKRGDPEEAERRFRDALDIAEALGNKRDAEASLRGIFSALAVRGDADAEEMSALAGRAEAMARETRNSQALVSALQNRAFLERKQGDRDAAFRSSQEALALAQRIRALDSARISHHLLGELALGESGLARPTDPWRVRQDKLDGLAASSGPGGGRSGNFSEAAAHYRAALKISESTAGLLEGVQERGYFLPSCLSSYEALAETLVALCPAAPAARETPVLHGAAEGGKALLKEAFEAVERRKARALRDELGPFLSTPRALPEALLEKRLLLEARLRWLRQALRDEVAASSVGAGESPPPEP